Proteins from a genomic interval of Marmoricola sp. OAE513:
- a CDS encoding M15 family metallopeptidase has translation MGTTTRWCALALVGALAVAGCGGAPAKSAAKPSSSTSTTSSGSEVAMPRPGKFDPPIQSPDILIQSGEPLSKDVLTTARSTKGVVAIEQFSMATFYAEENEITYAAVDPATFRTFTLGPTAALNEVWDRVADGEIAVRPDLQKSVVGADDYVTMGNDDDAEKVHVGAFAPLVDRSKIGAIVNERWAKKLHMPQGNALVLSTGNGSPAPVLKALRTALGNRATVTLLAPNIDPGAAQLAVLTGGSVSRAVGSFTYTANKNGSVNPDPRWVNAYIRTEQVPILGTVRCNKAMLIQLRAALTDVVRAGLAKAIHKNEYGGCYVPRFIASDPSRGLSFHTFGTAIDLNVPGNLRGVPGDINRTVVKIFKRWGFNWGGDWNYTDPMHFELARIVAVR, from the coding sequence ATGGGAACGACGACGCGTTGGTGCGCGCTCGCGCTGGTCGGCGCGCTTGCTGTCGCCGGCTGCGGTGGCGCGCCCGCGAAGTCAGCCGCGAAGCCGAGCTCGTCCACCTCGACCACGTCCTCGGGCTCCGAGGTCGCGATGCCGCGGCCCGGGAAGTTCGACCCTCCGATCCAGTCGCCCGACATCCTGATCCAGAGCGGTGAGCCCCTGTCGAAGGACGTGCTGACGACGGCCAGGTCCACCAAGGGCGTCGTCGCGATCGAGCAATTCTCGATGGCGACGTTCTACGCCGAGGAGAACGAGATCACCTACGCGGCCGTCGACCCGGCCACGTTCCGCACGTTCACCCTCGGGCCGACGGCGGCGCTCAACGAGGTGTGGGACCGGGTCGCCGACGGCGAGATCGCGGTGCGACCCGACCTGCAGAAGTCCGTGGTCGGCGCCGACGACTACGTGACCATGGGCAACGACGACGACGCCGAGAAGGTGCACGTCGGCGCGTTCGCCCCGCTGGTCGACCGGTCGAAGATCGGCGCGATCGTCAACGAGCGCTGGGCGAAGAAGCTGCACATGCCGCAGGGGAACGCCCTCGTGCTCTCGACCGGCAACGGATCACCGGCGCCGGTGCTCAAGGCGCTGCGCACCGCTCTGGGCAACCGGGCGACGGTGACGCTGCTGGCACCGAACATCGACCCCGGCGCGGCCCAGCTCGCCGTTCTGACCGGTGGTTCGGTCTCCCGCGCCGTCGGGTCGTTCACCTACACCGCGAACAAGAACGGGTCGGTGAACCCGGACCCGCGCTGGGTCAACGCCTACATCCGCACCGAGCAGGTGCCCATCCTCGGGACCGTCCGCTGCAACAAGGCCATGCTGATCCAGCTGCGGGCGGCGCTGACCGACGTGGTCCGTGCAGGACTGGCCAAAGCGATCCACAAGAACGAGTACGGCGGCTGCTACGTGCCGCGGTTCATCGCCAGCGACCCGTCCCGCGGGCTGTCGTTCCACACCTTCGGCACTGCCATCGACCTGAACGTGCCGGGCAACCTGCGCGGCGTCCCGGGGGACATCAACCGAACCGTGGTGAAGATCTTCAAGCGCTGGGGCTTCAACTGGGGCGGCGACTGGAACTACACCGACCCGATGCACTTCGAGCTCGCCCGGATCGTCGCGGTCCGCTAG
- a CDS encoding ExeM/NucH family extracellular endonuclease, translating into MRISVNGAARATILSAIAALFLAPLAIAPTAQAAVNHLVINEVYGGGGNTGAQYSYDFVELYNPTDQAISLNGKSLQYRSATNTGTGLTTLSGSVEPHGYFLIQGAGGTFTPADLPSPDAVSSINLSGTNGTVFLASTTSLVTLTAGSSVANTSVIDLVGYGSSNTFEGTAAGALSNTTAASRNAQHDDTDVNSADLTVGAPAPQNSDDNPVGSEPAVEKTIPEIQGSGSESPLVGKKVTTRGVVTAAYPTGGLKGFTIQVPGTGGDLDLSEHTTSDAVFVYAGNIAPASYPEIGDYVEVTGAVKEFSGLTEIRPVVVDNITELPDNVAAPTPAVATWPGGAAARESLESMLFAPSGPWTVAEVYNLNSSGQIDLARGTTPLRVPTDVARPKTAAAAAVAAQNAAKSVTLDDGATLDFFGAAKNTALPWITQTSSVRVGASVDFTKPVIVSQFDGWKFQPTEQLNAADTNNVKPASFENTRTAHPDPVDGQLKVASFNVLNYFTQTGPAWIAAAQGNTCTSYKDRAGTPIATDTCSGDGPRGAWDDTNRLRQQAKIVKAINALGSDVVSLEEIENSRKYGPNRDAALSTLVDALNADAGSDLWSFVPTPTAAQQPSLAEQDVIRTAFIYKKAKVETVGKSRILVGNAAFNNAREPLAQVFKPKNGTLSQQFLVVVNHFKSKSSGSGADADQGDGQGGSNASRVAQAKALVTFVDQLKTSTATKRVFLTGDFNSYTQEDPMKVLYDAGYTDIGSTFADEYTYVFDGEVGSLDHVLANNDAVADVQGASIWNINSVESVAYEYSRYNYNATDFYVADPYRSSDHDPLVVGFDNPSSAASVVPLNLLGINDFHGRIDTNTTAWATTVEQLREAGGEANTLFLSAGDNIGASLFASSTADDNPTIDTLNALGLDTSAVGNHEFDKGFSDLTGHVTTRADWDYLGANVYQKGTTTPALPEYKVFTRGGIKVGVIGAVTQEAPSLVTPGGIATLDFGDPVVAINRVANQLTDGNEANGEADVIVATLHEGAGEGAPDGATLAQEVAEGGAFAHIVNDTSAKVAAIFTGHTHKQYAWDAPIPGQSGKTRPIVQTGEYGNNVGQVRLLVDPTTKQVTSYSQAIVPRGAVVDTDYPRVQAVKTVVDAALAQAATIGNVVKGKVSTDITTAFGGGSYVDGKYQGSNANNDPKSGRDQRDLESTLGNQVADALLDNLSTNGAQIAIMNPGGLRDELFYKQSVVNEGDGNVTFAEANAVLPFVNNLWTVKLTGAQLKKVLEQQWQPAGSQRPFLHLGLSKNVSVQLEPSAAAGDRVKSIRVNGAVVKPTDVFTVGTFSFLVTGGDNFTEFKNGTNAVDTGKVDRDAWISYITDHSPLAPRFDRREVEGTGFPASIAPSAAVNFSLSRLDLTSIGSPLNTTVAGVLKTPSGETSVGSFPVTAGAATIAFTAPASVPEGSSYVFTAQPSGTTVTIPAEPSPVVPPGPKATTTKASISTPTTVVKYNRPYLQVTVSSTGATVEGGTVQVLDGDSVLATGTVSAGKATILLPQFRATGTYSLVVKYLGNDAFSPSQGTAKLTVVTAGATVRGSVTPNPVKVGRQATLKVTVQSVLPANGYMKITRSGKLLGLIQIKNGVGSFKLPAFKTKGTKGVTATFLGNDFVGSDDAKIYFTVKK; encoded by the coding sequence ATGCGGATCTCGGTCAACGGTGCTGCCCGCGCCACCATCCTCAGCGCGATCGCAGCGCTGTTCCTCGCGCCCCTCGCGATCGCGCCGACCGCCCAGGCCGCCGTCAACCACCTCGTCATCAACGAGGTCTACGGCGGCGGCGGCAACACCGGCGCGCAGTACTCCTACGACTTCGTCGAGCTGTACAACCCGACCGACCAGGCGATCTCGCTGAACGGCAAGTCCCTGCAGTACCGCTCGGCGACCAACACCGGGACCGGCCTGACGACGCTGTCCGGCTCCGTGGAGCCGCACGGGTACTTCCTCATCCAGGGGGCCGGTGGGACCTTCACGCCGGCCGACCTGCCCTCGCCCGACGCGGTGAGCAGCATCAACCTCTCCGGGACGAACGGGACCGTCTTCCTGGCGAGCACGACCTCCCTGGTCACGCTGACCGCGGGATCGTCGGTCGCGAACACCAGCGTCATCGACCTCGTCGGGTACGGGAGCTCGAACACCTTCGAGGGCACCGCGGCCGGGGCGCTGTCGAACACCACGGCAGCCTCCCGCAACGCGCAGCACGACGACACGGACGTCAACAGCGCCGACCTCACCGTCGGTGCCCCCGCACCCCAGAACTCCGACGACAACCCGGTCGGCTCCGAGCCCGCGGTCGAGAAGACCATCCCGGAGATCCAGGGGAGCGGCTCCGAGAGCCCGCTGGTCGGGAAGAAGGTCACCACCCGGGGTGTCGTCACCGCGGCGTACCCGACGGGCGGGCTCAAGGGCTTCACGATCCAGGTGCCGGGGACCGGCGGTGACCTCGACCTGTCCGAGCACACCACCTCCGACGCCGTGTTCGTGTACGCCGGCAACATCGCGCCGGCGTCGTACCCGGAGATCGGTGACTACGTCGAGGTGACCGGTGCGGTCAAGGAGTTCAGCGGACTCACCGAGATCCGCCCGGTCGTGGTCGACAACATCACCGAGCTCCCGGACAACGTCGCGGCGCCGACGCCCGCCGTGGCGACGTGGCCCGGCGGCGCTGCAGCGCGGGAGTCGCTGGAGAGCATGCTGTTCGCACCGAGCGGGCCGTGGACGGTCGCCGAGGTCTACAACCTGAACAGCAGCGGGCAGATCGACCTGGCCCGCGGCACCACCCCGCTGCGCGTCCCGACCGACGTGGCCCGGCCGAAGACGGCGGCAGCTGCTGCGGTCGCCGCGCAGAACGCCGCCAAGTCGGTGACCCTGGACGACGGCGCCACCCTTGACTTCTTCGGTGCCGCCAAGAACACGGCGCTGCCGTGGATCACCCAGACCAGCTCGGTCCGGGTCGGCGCCTCGGTCGACTTCACCAAGCCGGTGATCGTCAGCCAGTTCGACGGCTGGAAGTTCCAGCCCACCGAGCAGCTCAACGCGGCGGACACCAACAACGTCAAGCCCGCCTCCTTCGAGAACACCCGCACCGCCCACCCCGACCCGGTGGACGGCCAGCTCAAGGTCGCCAGCTTCAACGTCCTCAACTACTTCACCCAGACCGGACCCGCCTGGATCGCGGCGGCGCAGGGGAACACCTGCACGTCGTACAAGGACCGGGCCGGGACGCCGATCGCCACCGACACCTGCAGCGGTGACGGTCCGCGCGGTGCCTGGGACGACACCAACCGGCTGCGCCAGCAGGCCAAGATCGTCAAGGCGATCAACGCCCTCGGCTCGGACGTCGTCTCGCTCGAGGAGATCGAGAACTCCCGCAAGTACGGCCCGAACCGCGACGCTGCGCTGAGCACCCTGGTGGACGCGCTGAACGCCGACGCCGGGAGCGACCTCTGGTCCTTCGTCCCGACGCCGACCGCGGCGCAGCAGCCCTCGCTCGCCGAGCAGGACGTGATCCGGACGGCCTTCATCTACAAGAAGGCCAAGGTCGAGACGGTCGGCAAGTCGCGGATCCTGGTCGGGAACGCGGCGTTCAACAACGCGCGCGAGCCGCTGGCGCAGGTGTTCAAGCCCAAGAACGGCACCCTGTCGCAGCAGTTCCTCGTCGTGGTGAACCACTTCAAGTCGAAGAGCTCCGGTTCCGGCGCCGACGCGGACCAGGGCGACGGGCAGGGCGGGTCCAACGCCTCGCGCGTCGCGCAGGCCAAGGCGCTGGTGACGTTCGTCGACCAGCTCAAGACGTCGACCGCGACCAAGCGGGTCTTCCTCACCGGTGACTTCAACTCCTACACCCAGGAGGACCCGATGAAGGTCCTCTACGACGCCGGCTACACCGACATCGGATCGACCTTCGCCGACGAGTACACCTACGTCTTCGACGGCGAGGTCGGCTCGCTCGACCACGTGCTCGCGAACAACGACGCCGTCGCCGACGTCCAGGGTGCTTCGATCTGGAACATCAACTCGGTCGAGTCGGTGGCCTACGAGTACAGCCGGTACAACTACAACGCGACCGACTTCTACGTCGCCGACCCGTACCGCAGCAGCGACCACGACCCGCTCGTCGTGGGCTTCGACAACCCGTCCTCGGCGGCGTCGGTGGTGCCGCTGAACCTGCTCGGCATCAACGACTTCCACGGACGCATCGACACCAACACGACGGCGTGGGCGACCACGGTCGAGCAGCTGCGCGAGGCCGGTGGCGAGGCCAACACGCTGTTCCTCTCGGCGGGAGACAACATCGGCGCCTCGTTGTTCGCGTCCTCGACCGCTGACGACAACCCGACGATCGACACCCTGAACGCTCTCGGTCTGGACACCTCGGCTGTCGGCAACCACGAGTTCGACAAGGGCTTCTCGGACCTGACCGGTCACGTGACGACCCGTGCGGACTGGGACTACCTGGGCGCGAACGTCTACCAGAAGGGCACCACGACGCCGGCCCTGCCGGAGTACAAGGTGTTCACCCGCGGCGGGATCAAGGTCGGCGTCATCGGCGCGGTCACCCAGGAGGCACCGTCCCTGGTGACCCCCGGCGGCATCGCCACGCTCGACTTCGGTGATCCGGTCGTCGCGATCAACCGGGTGGCCAACCAGCTCACCGACGGCAACGAGGCCAACGGCGAGGCTGACGTCATCGTCGCCACCTTGCACGAGGGCGCCGGCGAAGGTGCTCCGGACGGCGCGACGCTGGCTCAGGAGGTGGCCGAGGGCGGGGCCTTCGCGCACATCGTGAACGACACCAGCGCGAAGGTCGCCGCGATCTTCACCGGGCACACCCACAAGCAGTACGCGTGGGACGCACCGATCCCGGGCCAGAGCGGCAAGACCCGCCCGATCGTGCAGACCGGTGAGTACGGGAACAACGTCGGTCAGGTGCGCCTGCTCGTCGACCCGACCACCAAGCAGGTGACGTCGTACTCGCAGGCCATCGTGCCGCGCGGCGCCGTGGTGGACACCGACTACCCGCGGGTGCAGGCGGTCAAGACCGTCGTCGACGCGGCGCTCGCCCAGGCAGCGACGATCGGCAACGTGGTCAAGGGCAAGGTGTCCACCGACATCACCACCGCGTTCGGTGGGGGCTCGTACGTCGACGGCAAGTACCAGGGCTCGAACGCGAACAACGACCCGAAGTCGGGCCGTGACCAGCGTGACCTCGAGTCGACCCTGGGCAACCAGGTCGCCGACGCGCTGCTGGACAACCTGAGCACCAACGGGGCCCAGATCGCCATCATGAACCCGGGCGGTCTGCGCGACGAGCTGTTCTACAAGCAGAGCGTCGTCAACGAGGGCGACGGCAACGTGACCTTCGCGGAGGCCAACGCGGTGCTGCCGTTCGTCAACAACCTCTGGACGGTGAAGCTCACCGGCGCCCAGCTGAAGAAGGTGCTCGAGCAGCAGTGGCAGCCGGCCGGCTCGCAACGGCCGTTCCTGCACCTGGGACTGTCGAAGAACGTGTCGGTGCAGCTCGAGCCGTCGGCCGCGGCCGGCGACCGGGTGAAGTCGATCCGGGTGAACGGCGCGGTCGTGAAGCCCACCGACGTCTTCACCGTCGGGACGTTCTCGTTCCTGGTGACCGGCGGCGACAACTTCACCGAGTTCAAGAACGGGACGAACGCCGTCGACACGGGCAAGGTCGACCGGGACGCGTGGATCTCCTACATCACCGACCACAGCCCGCTCGCGCCGCGCTTCGACCGTCGCGAGGTGGAGGGCACCGGTTTCCCGGCGTCCATCGCCCCGTCGGCTGCGGTGAACTTCTCGCTGAGCCGTCTCGACCTGACGTCGATCGGCAGCCCGTTGAACACGACGGTCGCCGGCGTCCTCAAGACGCCGTCGGGCGAGACGTCGGTGGGCTCTTTCCCGGTGACCGCCGGGGCGGCGACGATCGCCTTCACCGCGCCGGCCTCGGTGCCTGAAGGCTCGTCGTACGTGTTCACGGCGCAGCCGAGCGGCACGACGGTGACGATCCCGGCCGAGCCGAGCCCGGTGGTCCCGCCGGGTCCGAAGGCCACGACGACCAAGGCGTCCATCTCCACGCCGACCACGGTGGTCAAGTACAACCGGCCTTATCTCCAGGTCACCGTGTCGAGCACGGGAGCGACCGTCGAGGGTGGCACCGTCCAGGTCCTCGACGGGGACTCGGTGCTGGCGACCGGGACGGTCAGTGCCGGCAAGGCGACGATCCTGCTGCCGCAGTTCCGGGCGACCGGGACGTACTCGCTCGTGGTCAAGTACCTCGGGAACGACGCGTTCAGCCCGTCGCAGGGCACCGCGAAGCTGACCGTCGTCACGGCGGGCGCGACGGTGCGCGGGTCGGTCACCCCGAACCCGGTGAAGGTGGGGAGGCAGGCCACCCTCAAGGTGACGGTGCAGTCGGTGCTCCCCGCGAACGGGTACATGAAGATCACCCGGAGCGGGAAGCTGCTCGGTCTCATCCAGATCAAGAACGGCGTGGGCAGCTTCAAGCTCCCGGCGTTCAAGACCAAGGGCACCAAGGGGGTGACGGCGACGTTCCTCGGGAACGACTTCGTCGGGTCCGACGACGCGAAGATCTACTTCACCGTCAAGAAGTAG
- a CDS encoding nitroreductase family protein: MAVPELHPLLRDRRSTRQYDPTHELDDGVLVQLLEAARWSPSAGNSQPWAFLVARRGDEAHDKLVGTLSRGNTSWVPTASAVLISLFRAGADEDPTFAYSDYAAYDLGQAVAHLTVQAQASGLSVHQFAGFDHARVAELFAVPPAWQVTTGIAIGLHQPREEESRPRVRREIGEFAFSGTFGTPFTP; this comes from the coding sequence ATGGCCGTCCCCGAGCTGCACCCGCTGCTGCGCGACCGTCGGAGCACGCGGCAGTACGACCCGACCCACGAGCTCGACGACGGGGTGCTCGTGCAGCTGCTCGAGGCGGCGCGGTGGTCGCCGAGCGCGGGCAACTCCCAGCCGTGGGCGTTCCTGGTCGCTCGTCGTGGCGACGAGGCGCACGACAAGCTCGTCGGGACGCTGAGCCGCGGGAACACCTCGTGGGTGCCGACGGCGAGCGCGGTCCTGATCTCGCTCTTCCGGGCCGGCGCCGACGAGGACCCGACGTTCGCCTACAGCGACTACGCGGCGTACGACCTCGGGCAGGCGGTCGCGCACCTCACGGTGCAGGCGCAGGCGTCGGGGTTGTCGGTGCACCAGTTCGCCGGGTTCGACCACGCCCGGGTCGCCGAGCTCTTCGCCGTCCCGCCGGCGTGGCAGGTGACGACCGGCATCGCGATCGGGTTGCACCAGCCGCGCGAGGAGGAGAGCCGACCTCGGGTACGCCGGGAGATCGGCGAGTTCGCCTTCAGCGGGACGTTCGGGACGCCCTTCACGCCGTAG
- a CDS encoding metalloregulator ArsR/SmtB family transcription factor → MLTAGPEALPDEVVDQLFHALADATRRDILRRSATDGLSVSRLADAYPMSFAAVQKHVAVLERAGLVTKERKGREAVVHTDPDAVRRARLALDHLEATWRGRLDRMADLLAGNEDTEERPKGTDR, encoded by the coding sequence GTGCTGACCGCCGGACCCGAGGCGCTTCCCGACGAGGTCGTGGACCAGCTGTTCCACGCGCTCGCCGACGCGACCCGGCGCGACATCCTGCGCCGCTCGGCGACCGACGGCCTGTCGGTCTCCCGGTTGGCCGACGCCTACCCGATGAGCTTCGCCGCCGTGCAGAAGCACGTGGCGGTGCTCGAGCGGGCGGGGCTGGTCACCAAGGAGAGGAAGGGACGGGAAGCCGTGGTGCACACCGACCCCGACGCCGTACGGCGGGCCCGCCTCGCGCTCGACCACCTCGAGGCCACCTGGCGTGGCCGGCTCGACCGGATGGCCGACCTGCTGGCAGGCAACGAAGACACCGAGGAACGACCGAAGGGAACTGACCGATGA
- a CDS encoding TetR/AcrR family transcriptional regulator — translation MTGLSAKGAATRARLVEGASELMRAEGVVNTTLDDVLARTGTSKGQLFHYFPGGREELLLAIAELEAARVLSDQEPHLSRLDSWPAWDAWRHAVVSRYKAQGPDCPLHALMVQVNVSSPGSHAVIIELMRAWEQALRDGIETMQATGQIDRSHNPAAAAKAIVAVIQGGVQVLMATGDAQHLETALDLTLAGLKTPPEPRAGHHSGGRQGLPR, via the coding sequence GTGACTGGACTGAGTGCCAAGGGCGCAGCGACCCGCGCACGCCTGGTGGAGGGGGCCTCGGAACTCATGCGCGCCGAGGGCGTCGTCAACACCACCCTCGATGATGTGCTCGCTCGTACCGGCACCAGCAAGGGTCAGCTGTTCCACTACTTTCCGGGTGGTCGCGAGGAGCTGCTGCTCGCCATCGCTGAACTCGAAGCAGCTCGTGTCCTGTCCGACCAGGAGCCGCACCTCTCGCGCCTCGACTCGTGGCCCGCGTGGGATGCCTGGCGGCACGCGGTCGTCTCCCGCTACAAGGCCCAGGGTCCCGACTGCCCTCTCCACGCCCTGATGGTCCAGGTCAACGTGAGCTCGCCCGGCTCCCACGCCGTGATTATCGAGCTGATGCGCGCCTGGGAGCAGGCACTTCGGGACGGAATCGAAACCATGCAGGCAACGGGCCAGATCGACCGGAGTCACAACCCTGCCGCCGCTGCGAAAGCGATCGTCGCCGTCATCCAGGGCGGCGTCCAGGTCCTGATGGCAACCGGGGATGCCCAGCACCTTGAAACCGCGTTGGACCTCACGCTCGCCGGGCTCAAGACACCCCCAGAACCTCGAGCCGGTCACCACTCAGGCGGACGTCAGGGCCTGCCGCGATGA
- a CDS encoding ferredoxin, with the protein MKIVLDRDLCDGHGMCEAMAHDYFELDDDEMLTILNDSPPEEDRAKVHAAVQSCPALALTLQD; encoded by the coding sequence GTGAAGATCGTCCTCGATCGCGACCTCTGCGACGGGCACGGGATGTGCGAGGCGATGGCGCACGACTACTTCGAGCTCGACGACGACGAGATGCTGACCATCCTCAACGACTCGCCGCCCGAGGAGGACCGGGCCAAGGTGCACGCCGCTGTCCAGTCCTGCCCCGCCCTTGCGCTGACCCTGCAAGACTGA
- a CDS encoding fatty acid desaturase, which translates to MAISDIPNSTVPEGSTEVWKDSKRYLWLIGLVVPSLAFVAAIAYIVTGVGAVLWIGPIIVLGVVPAIDLVVGLDRANPPDDAIEALENDKYYRWITYLFLPIQYLGFVAAMAVVADQNPAGWLVNTLGLHDWGVGLPFGDRLMAESLGLSVVDKIGLAISIGVIGGIGINTAHELGHKREENERWLSKIALAQSFYGHFYIEHNRGHHVRVATPEDPASSRFGESFYAFWPRTVAGSLKSAWHLEKKRYARKNKHPFRIGNDVLNAWLMSAVLFGAIIVAFGWEVTPYLLIQAFIGFSLLEVVNYMEHYGMLRQKVGTGDKQRYERVDPSHSWNSNNIATNVLLYHLQRHSDHHANPTRRYQTLRDFEESPVLPTGYAGMIVLSLFPPLYRRVMDPRVLAHYNGDLTLANIQPSKRAKILAKYGLTEHEHELGADLTVADIANAEVLAAKCPGCGYTYEVAVGNELEGFAAGTAWADIPADWCCPDCGVREKVDFVPTEPTRVQS; encoded by the coding sequence ATGGCGATCAGCGACATCCCCAACTCGACGGTCCCGGAGGGGTCGACCGAGGTCTGGAAGGACAGCAAGCGCTACCTCTGGCTGATCGGCCTGGTGGTCCCGAGCCTGGCGTTCGTCGCGGCGATCGCCTACATCGTCACCGGCGTCGGGGCGGTGCTCTGGATCGGGCCGATCATCGTGCTCGGCGTCGTTCCGGCGATCGACCTGGTCGTCGGCCTCGACCGCGCCAACCCGCCGGACGACGCCATCGAGGCGCTCGAGAACGACAAGTACTACCGGTGGATCACCTACCTCTTCCTGCCGATCCAGTACCTCGGCTTCGTGGCGGCGATGGCCGTCGTCGCCGACCAGAACCCCGCCGGCTGGCTGGTGAACACCCTCGGCCTGCACGACTGGGGCGTCGGTCTGCCGTTCGGCGACCGGCTGATGGCCGAGAGCCTCGGCCTGTCGGTGGTCGACAAGATCGGTCTCGCGATCTCGATCGGCGTGATCGGTGGCATCGGCATCAACACAGCCCACGAGCTCGGTCACAAGCGCGAGGAGAACGAGCGCTGGCTGTCCAAGATCGCCCTGGCGCAGAGCTTCTACGGCCACTTCTACATCGAGCACAACCGCGGCCACCACGTCCGCGTCGCGACTCCCGAGGACCCGGCCTCCAGCCGCTTCGGCGAGAGCTTCTACGCCTTCTGGCCGCGCACGGTGGCCGGCTCGCTGAAGAGCGCGTGGCACCTGGAGAAGAAGCGGTACGCCCGCAAGAACAAGCACCCCTTCCGGATCGGCAACGACGTGCTCAACGCCTGGCTGATGTCGGCCGTGCTGTTCGGCGCGATCATCGTCGCCTTCGGCTGGGAGGTCACGCCGTACCTGCTCATCCAAGCCTTCATCGGGTTCTCGCTGCTCGAGGTCGTCAACTACATGGAGCACTACGGCATGCTGCGCCAGAAGGTCGGCACCGGTGACAAGCAGCGCTACGAGCGGGTCGACCCGAGCCACAGCTGGAACTCCAACAACATCGCGACCAACGTGCTGCTCTACCACCTGCAGCGGCACAGCGACCACCACGCGAACCCGACCCGTCGCTACCAGACGCTGCGCGACTTCGAGGAGTCGCCGGTGCTGCCGACCGGGTACGCCGGGATGATCGTCCTGTCGCTCTTCCCGCCGCTCTACCGCCGGGTGATGGACCCCCGGGTCCTGGCGCACTACAACGGCGACCTGACGCTGGCGAACATCCAGCCGAGCAAGCGGGCGAAGATCCTCGCGAAGTACGGCCTGACCGAGCACGAGCACGAGCTGGGAGCCGACCTCACGGTGGCCGACATCGCGAACGCGGAGGTCCTGGCTGCCAAGTGCCCCGGCTGCGGCTACACCTACGAGGTCGCGGTCGGCAACGAGCTCGAGGGCTTCGCCGCCGGCACCGCCTGGGCCGACATCCCGGCCGACTGGTGCTGCCCCGACTGCGGTGTCCGCGAGAAGGTCGACTTCGTCCCGACCGAGCCGACCCGGGTGCAGTCGTGA
- a CDS encoding SRPBCC domain-containing protein, which translates to MTVIDITKDYDTFTLTATAEFAADLEDVWQLWADPRKLEKWWGPPTYPATFDEHDLTPGGAAAYYMTSPEGEKYRGWWRITDVDAPHGFEFNDGFADESGTPIDDMPVCECAVRLSSFEGGTRLLMTSVYANRAEMEKAVEMGMVEGLTAAMGQMDALLP; encoded by the coding sequence ATGACCGTCATCGACATCACCAAGGACTACGACACCTTCACCCTGACCGCGACCGCGGAGTTCGCGGCCGACCTCGAGGACGTCTGGCAGCTGTGGGCCGACCCGCGCAAGCTCGAGAAGTGGTGGGGTCCGCCGACGTACCCGGCCACGTTCGACGAGCACGACCTCACACCCGGCGGCGCCGCGGCGTACTACATGACCAGTCCGGAGGGCGAGAAGTACCGCGGCTGGTGGCGGATCACCGACGTCGATGCCCCGCACGGGTTCGAGTTCAACGACGGGTTCGCCGACGAGTCCGGCACCCCGATCGACGACATGCCGGTCTGCGAGTGCGCCGTGCGCCTCAGCAGCTTCGAGGGCGGCACGCGGCTGCTGATGACCTCGGTCTACGCGAACCGCGCCGAGATGGAGAAGGCCGTCGAGATGGGCATGGTCGAGGGCCTCACCGCTGCGATGGGCCAGATGGACGCTCTACTTCCCTGA
- a CDS encoding TetR/AcrR family transcriptional regulator, with amino-acid sequence MSADTTITPRAGLTTLLPGLAGGASGGTGSTWRERLIVEAAELTKAGGWQAITMAKLADRVGVSRQTVYNEIGSKQQLAEAMIMRELEVFLRGVDAAFAANPDDLVEAIRQAAAAVLTNARSNPLLHAVLSASHGAESTLLPLLTTQVEPIISAAGVLIRGHLAAYRVDLAEDRIDALVDMVIRLLLSHVTAPSGTPSSTADDIAYIAEKVLHGSGK; translated from the coding sequence ATGAGTGCCGACACGACGATCACCCCGCGGGCGGGCCTGACGACCCTGCTCCCGGGGCTCGCCGGCGGTGCGTCGGGCGGCACCGGGAGCACCTGGCGCGAGCGGCTGATCGTGGAGGCCGCCGAGCTCACCAAGGCCGGCGGCTGGCAGGCCATCACCATGGCCAAGCTCGCCGACCGGGTGGGCGTCAGCCGGCAGACGGTCTACAACGAGATCGGCTCCAAGCAGCAGCTCGCCGAGGCGATGATCATGCGGGAGCTCGAGGTCTTCCTGCGCGGCGTCGACGCGGCGTTCGCGGCGAACCCCGACGACCTGGTCGAGGCGATCCGGCAGGCCGCAGCGGCGGTGCTGACCAACGCCCGGTCCAACCCGCTCCTGCACGCGGTGCTCTCGGCGAGCCACGGCGCGGAGAGCACGCTGCTGCCGCTGCTCACCACGCAGGTCGAACCAATCATCTCGGCCGCCGGGGTGCTGATCCGCGGCCACCTCGCCGCCTACCGGGTGGACCTGGCAGAGGACCGGATCGATGCCCTGGTGGACATGGTGATCCGGCTCCTGCTCAGCCACGTCACGGCGCCGAGCGGCACGCCCTCCTCGACGGCGGACGACATCGCGTACATCGCCGAGAAAGTCCTGCACGGCTCAGGGAAGTAG